The following proteins are co-located in the Gemmatimonadales bacterium genome:
- a CDS encoding methyltransferase domain-containing protein — MTATPAITEHALESAVLQMYNDVASTPDQEYHFWTGRAAAEMFGYRSEWLDGAPPASVDSFAGVGNPHLHGEMAPGRTVVDLGSGAGLDLFIAAQRVGPGGHAIGVDMNDTMLEKARGLAAHHGYAHVEFRKGRIEDVPVSDGAADAVISNGVINLSFRKKNVFMEAFRVLRPGGRASLADVVSDAIIPESIRNDPKLWAS, encoded by the coding sequence ATGACCGCCACACCCGCGATCACTGAGCACGCGCTGGAGAGCGCCGTCCTTCAGATGTACAACGACGTCGCCTCGACGCCGGACCAGGAGTACCACTTCTGGACCGGGCGAGCGGCCGCGGAGATGTTCGGGTACCGGTCGGAGTGGCTCGACGGGGCGCCGCCGGCGTCCGTGGACTCGTTCGCCGGAGTCGGCAACCCGCACCTGCACGGCGAGATGGCGCCGGGCCGGACGGTCGTGGACCTGGGCTCCGGCGCTGGCCTCGACCTGTTCATCGCCGCGCAGCGGGTCGGGCCGGGCGGTCACGCGATCGGCGTGGACATGAACGACACGATGCTCGAGAAGGCGCGGGGCCTGGCCGCGCACCACGGGTACGCGCACGTCGAGTTCCGGAAGGGACGCATCGAGGACGTGCCGGTGTCGGACGGTGCCGCTGACGCGGTGATCAGCAACGGTGTCATCAACCTGTCGTTCCGGAAGAAGAATGTGTTCATGGAGGCGTTCCGGGTTCTGCGCCCCGGCGGCCGCGCCTCGCTGGCCGACGTGGTGAGCGACGCCATCATCCCCGAATCCATCAGGAACGACCCGAAGCTCTGGGCGTCGTGA